In a genomic window of Myxococcales bacterium:
- a CDS encoding SDR family NAD(P)-dependent oxidoreductase, with product MATDLRGKTALVTGASSGIGAALARQLAARGANLIVVARREAELEALAAAVKAAHQVEVTVIALDLATPTAAAALFARTEDAGHPVDVLVNNAGFGEHQYFVEQAWGRVAQQLQLNIVTLTELSHRFGQAMAARGRGHILNVASIGAYTPAPTYATYSAGKAYVRDFTEAIAHELAPRGVRVCCLCPGGTVTEFHLVAGQTVPGWMRAFAFMSADRCAAIGLRALLGWRRNVVAGVPNKIGMWTLRFVPRRMIVWIAARSMGRPRLPAST from the coding sequence ATGGCCACCGACCTCCGCGGCAAGACCGCCCTCGTCACCGGCGCTTCGAGCGGCATCGGCGCGGCGCTCGCGCGTCAGCTCGCCGCCCGCGGCGCCAACCTGATCGTCGTCGCCCGCCGCGAGGCCGAGCTCGAGGCCCTGGCCGCGGCCGTCAAGGCCGCCCACCAGGTCGAGGTCACGGTGATCGCGCTCGACCTGGCGACCCCGACCGCGGCCGCGGCGCTGTTCGCGCGCACCGAGGACGCCGGCCACCCCGTCGACGTGCTCGTCAATAACGCCGGCTTCGGCGAGCACCAGTACTTCGTCGAGCAGGCCTGGGGCCGGGTCGCGCAGCAGCTCCAGCTCAACATCGTCACGCTGACCGAGCTGTCGCACCGGTTCGGGCAGGCGATGGCCGCGCGCGGGCGCGGGCACATCCTCAACGTCGCCTCGATCGGCGCGTACACGCCGGCCCCGACCTACGCCACCTACTCCGCCGGCAAGGCCTACGTCCGCGACTTCACCGAGGCGATCGCCCACGAGCTGGCCCCGCGCGGCGTGCGGGTGTGTTGCCTGTGCCCGGGCGGGACCGTCACCGAGTTCCACCTGGTCGCGGGCCAGACCGTCCCCGGCTGGATGAGGGCGTTCGCGTTCATGAGCGCCGATCGCTGCGCCGCGATCGGCCTGCGCGCGCTGCTCGGCTGGCGCCGCAACGTCGTCGCCGGCGTGCCCAACAAGATCGGCATGTGGACGCTGCGGTTCGTGCCGCGCCGCATGATCGTCTGGATCGCCGCCCGGTCGATGGGCCGGCCCCGGCTGCCCGCCAGCACCTGA
- a CDS encoding extensin family protein, with the protein MVYRYLGNSAPRARFFMDCTLARSLVEAAPHWRSRGIVEVQDIGVYNYRCIGTGTPPDCPSGMSQHAYAKAIDLARFVHADDTTYTVETDWVIDPSTEPTCAATTEDAKDDWLHKLICALKGDDVWNIVLTPNYNSAHRDHFHVALTTGSDFIRGRAPMDHGPDDD; encoded by the coding sequence ATGGTGTACCGGTACCTCGGCAACAGCGCGCCCCGGGCGCGGTTCTTCATGGACTGCACGCTGGCGCGCTCGCTGGTCGAGGCCGCGCCGCACTGGCGCAGCCGCGGCATCGTCGAGGTCCAGGACATCGGCGTCTACAACTACCGCTGCATCGGCACCGGCACGCCGCCCGACTGCCCCAGCGGCATGTCGCAGCACGCGTACGCCAAGGCCATCGACCTGGCGCGGTTCGTCCACGCCGACGACACGACCTACACCGTCGAGACCGACTGGGTCATCGATCCCTCGACCGAGCCCACCTGCGCCGCGACCACCGAGGACGCCAAGGACGACTGGCTGCACAAGCTGATCTGCGCGCTCAAGGGCGACGACGTCTGGAACATCGTGCTCACGCCCAACTACAACTCGGCGCACCGCGATCACTTCCACGTCGCCCTGACCACCGGCTCCGACTTCATCCGCGGCCGCGCGCCGATGGACCACGGCCCCGACGACGACTGA